A stretch of Eleutherodactylus coqui strain aEleCoq1 chromosome 2, aEleCoq1.hap1, whole genome shotgun sequence DNA encodes these proteins:
- the LOC136610462 gene encoding olfactory receptor 5B12-like, protein MDLMNGTQVTMFVFSGLTDDKKLLPFLFILFSIIYIISIVGNIGITALVYNTSKLHSPMYYFLSVLSLIDVLYASVITPKMIFDLLLVNKVISFTGCALQYFFYAALGASEDFLLSTMSYDRYVAICHPLHYMTIMTRKKCLRLVSVVFSVGFLQSSVHTSCTFSLQFCGSNLIDHFYCDVLPVLKLSCSNTFYCNMVTLCIVGVGTVIPFLTIIFSYMLILSTVFHMRSAEGRKKALSTCSSHLMCASVFYIAVFFNYLRPPSSVFSSQDKVSSIFYAVVTPMLNPLVYTLRNQEIRRTIEKAMHNLTSANRNSSVITHRMGT, encoded by the coding sequence ATGGACCTCATGAATGGGACACAAGTGACCATGTTTGTGTTCTCTGGACTGACTGATGATAAGAAGCTTCTCCCATTTCTCTTCATTCTCTTCTCAATTATTTATATTATCTCTATAGTAGGGAACATTGGCATCACAGCTCTTGTCTATAACACCTCCAAGCTCCACTCACCCATGTACTACTTCTTGAGTGTCCTCTCTCTGATTGATGTCTTATATGCTTCCGTCATTACTCCAAAAATGATTTTCGATCTACTCTTGGTGAATAAGGTCATTTCATTTACTGGTTGTGCTCTCCAGTACTTCTTCTATGCAGCTCTGGGAGCAAGTGAAGATTTCCTGCTCTCCACCATGTCCTATGACCGCTATGTTGCCATCTGCCACCCGCTTCATTATATGACTATAATGACTAGGAAGAAATGTCTACGTCTTGTTTCTGTTGTCTTCTCTGTTGGCTTCTTACAGTCATCTGTGCACACCAGCTGCACGTTTAGTCTTCAGTTTTGTGGATCAAACCTCATCGACCACTTCTACTGTGACGTCCTACCAGTGCTCAAACTGTCCTGCTCCAACACCTTCTACTGTAACATGGTAACATTATGTATTGTGGGTGTAGGGACTGTAATCCCATTCCTGACCATCATATTTTCATATATGCTCATTCTATCTACAGTTTTCCATATGAGATCTGCTGAGGGCAGGAAGAAAGCCTTAAGCACATGCTCCTCACATCTTATGTGTGCTTCAGTCTTTTACATAGCAGTTTTCTTCAACTACTTACGCCCTCCTTCTAGTGTCTTCTCAAGTCAAGACAAAGTGTCTTCAATCTTCTATGCAGTGGTGACCCCAATGCTAAATCCACTTGTATACACTCTGAGGAACCAAGAGATAAGGAGGACCATTGAGAAAGCAATGCATAACCTTACTTCAGCAAATAGAAATTCTTCAGTTATTACACATAGGATGGGGACATAG